Part of the Methylorubrum populi genome is shown below.
CCGGCACGTTCGCGATCGGGTTCATGATGGCGAACAGCGCGGCGAACACCTTCGTGATGAAGGGCAGATCGACAGACATCGCGAGTCTCGGCTTCGGGCCGCGGGCTCATAGCATGGTTCGGGCTTCGACCCGTTGCCGCCGCGCACGCCGCGGCGGGGCGCGGCAAGCCTCGGTCCGCATGCGGACCGGAACGGTGGTGGCGCGATCGCCCCACAATTCAGGCTTTGTTGGCGGCTAGCTGCGAATTTCGCCGACAGGCTCCAGGCTGAGCGAGCAGCGTATCCCGTCCCATGGCCGTCATCGCCGCCTTCGTCCTCAATGCCGGGCTCAACTTCGTCCTCGGCATCGCTATCGCCCGGATGCTGGGGCCGGCCGATTTCGGCCGCTTCGCCCTGGCCACGGCCGGTGCGGTCGTGCTCAACACGCTCCTGTTCGAGTGGCTGCGGCTCTCAGCGACGCGGTTCTACTCGGCGCGGGTGCGCGAGGCCGAGCCGTGGATCCGGCGCGGGCTCGACCGGGGCTACGGCGCCGTCGCGCTCGCGCTGTTCGCCGCCGCCGCTCTCTGCGCCGGCCTCGGGATCGCTGTCGATCCGACCCCCCAGGGCCGGCTGGTGATGACGGCCGGCACCATGGTCGCGGCGATCGGCATCGGGTTGTTCGACTACCACGCGGCGCTTGCCCGCGCCCGCTTCATCGGCGGCGCCTATCTCCGGCTCGTGGTGTGGAAGAACGTCCTGGCCTTCGTGCTGATGGCGGGCACGGCGTGGCTGTTTCCGCAGCCGGTCTGGGTGCTGATCGCGGGCGGAACGAGCCAGTTCCTGGCAGTGATCCCGATGCGCAAGGTCCTCGGCGACAAGGCGCTCGGCCAGGCCTCCGCCCTGCCCCGCGAACGGATACGGGAGACCCTGCGCCTGTTCGCGGCCTATGCCCTGCCCCTGATCGCCGCCAATGCGGTCTACCAGCTCATGCCCTTCCTCAACCGCGCCGCCATCGCCGGGACCGCGGGCTTTGCCGAGGCCGGCTACTTCGCCCTCGCCGCCGATCTCGGCTCGCGGGCCTTCTCGACGCTCGGCGCGGCGCTCGACCTGCTGCTGTTCCAGATCGCCGTGCAGGCGGAGGAGCATCACGGCCGCGAAGCCGCCGAGACCCAGGTCTCGCGCAACATCGCCATCGTGGTGGCTCTTCTCCTGCCCTGCGCCGCCGGCTACTGGGCGGTGACGCCGGCCCTGCAGGCGCTGATCGTGCCGGAGGAGTTCCGCGGTCCGTTCGCCGACTATACCGACCTGCTGATCCCGGGGCTGTTGTGCCTCTCGATCATGAACTTCGCGCTCAACCCCGTTTTCCAGATCCGGCGCCGGACCGGCCCGGTCGTCTCCGCCGCCATGGCCGGCCTGGCCGTCAACGGTCTCGGTCTCGTCCTCCTGCCGCGATGGATCGGACCGCAGGGCGTCGCCGTCGCGCAGACCCTGGGTCTCGCCGCAGCGGTCGTGGTGCTCGGCCTGCGGGCGCTGACCGGGACCGAGCGCCTGCGCCTGCCCACTCGCGACATCGCCCTGACCGCGGCCGCCTGCCTCGCGATGGTCCTGGGCATCCTGCCGTTCCGAGGCCTGGAGCCGGCGCTGGCGCTGCCGGTCTGCGTCGTGGTCGGGGTGTTGGTCTACGGCCCGCTCGTCTGGTTTCTCGACATTGCGGGGCTGCGCACGGTGGCGCGGGAGCGTTTTCCGAAACGGCTCCCCGCGCCGGCCCGTTGAGGCGTGTATGAAGCCCGTCTTGCCAGGCTCGTCCGATCGGGGTTTGAGTCCGGACATTCTTGCGAAACGACCATAAGAAACCCCACGGGACGGAAACGATGACCTCATACGCGCCGGCCAGCGAGCAGGAGGCGGCCGCCATCGTCGCGCAGGCTGCGGGCCGCTCGGAACCGCTGCGGCTCGTCGGCGGCGGCACCAAGGCGACGTTCGGCCGTCCGCCCCAAGACGAGGCGACGCTCTCCGCGACCGGGCTCACCGGCATCACCCTCTACGAGCCGGCCGAGATGGTGGTCGCCGCCCGCGCCGGCACGCCGCTCGCCGAGGTGGAGGCGCTGCTGGCCGAGCGTGGGCAGATGCTGCCCTTCGAGCCGATGGATCACCGCCCGCTCCTCGGCTCGACTGGCGAGCCGACCTTCGGCGCGGTGGCGGCGGCCAACAATTCCGGGCCCCGCCGCATCAATGCGGGTGCGGCCCGCGACAGCCTGATCGGCGTGCGCTTCGTCAACGGCCGCGGCCAGCCGATCAAGTCCGGCGGACGGGTGATGAAGAACGTCACCGGTCTCGACCTCGTGAAGCTGATGGCCGGGTCGTGGGGCACGCTCGGCCTGCTGACGGAGGTGACCTTCAAGGTGCTGCCGGTGCAGGAGCAGGTCGCGACCCTGATCCTGCCGGGCCTCGCCGACGCGGCGGCCGTCGAGGCGCTCGCCGCCGCCCTCGGCTCGCCGTTCGAGCTGACCGGCGCCGCCCATCTGCCCGGAGGTGTCGGCGGTCCCGAGCCGCGCACCTTGATGCGCGTCGAGGGCTTCGCGAAGTCGGTGAGCTACCGTCTCGGCGAGCTGCGCCGCCTCCTGCGCCGCTTCGGCGATGCACGCGTCGTCGAGGGCGAGGACAGCGCCGCGCTCTGGCGGGCCGTGCGCGACGCGACTCCGCTCGCCGAGCCGCGGGAGGCCGCGATCTGGCGCATCTCCACCGCCCCGATGCGCGGGCCGGCGGTCGCCGCGGCGATCGGGGCCGCGCGCGCCGCTCGCTGGTTCTA
Proteins encoded:
- the glcE gene encoding glycolate oxidase subunit GlcE yields the protein MTSYAPASEQEAAAIVAQAAGRSEPLRLVGGGTKATFGRPPQDEATLSATGLTGITLYEPAEMVVAARAGTPLAEVEALLAERGQMLPFEPMDHRPLLGSTGEPTFGAVAAANNSGPRRINAGAARDSLIGVRFVNGRGQPIKSGGRVMKNVTGLDLVKLMAGSWGTLGLLTEVTFKVLPVQEQVATLILPGLADAAAVEALAAALGSPFELTGAAHLPGGVGGPEPRTLMRVEGFAKSVSYRLGELRRLLRRFGDARVVEGEDSAALWRAVRDATPLAEPREAAIWRISTAPMRGPAVAAAIGAARAARWFYDWGGGLIWLATDPVDDAGAAAIRGAVKAAGSGHATLVRAPETLRAAVPVFDPLPEPLMRITAGIKAAHDPAGIFNPGRMYAGV
- a CDS encoding lipopolysaccharide biosynthesis protein; translated protein: MAVIAAFVLNAGLNFVLGIAIARMLGPADFGRFALATAGAVVLNTLLFEWLRLSATRFYSARVREAEPWIRRGLDRGYGAVALALFAAAALCAGLGIAVDPTPQGRLVMTAGTMVAAIGIGLFDYHAALARARFIGGAYLRLVVWKNVLAFVLMAGTAWLFPQPVWVLIAGGTSQFLAVIPMRKVLGDKALGQASALPRERIRETLRLFAAYALPLIAANAVYQLMPFLNRAAIAGTAGFAEAGYFALAADLGSRAFSTLGAALDLLLFQIAVQAEEHHGREAAETQVSRNIAIVVALLLPCAAGYWAVTPALQALIVPEEFRGPFADYTDLLIPGLLCLSIMNFALNPVFQIRRRTGPVVSAAMAGLAVNGLGLVLLPRWIGPQGVAVAQTLGLAAAVVVLGLRALTGTERLRLPTRDIALTAAACLAMVLGILPFRGLEPALALPVCVVVGVLVYGPLVWFLDIAGLRTVARERFPKRLPAPAR